In Desulfobacterales bacterium, the following are encoded in one genomic region:
- a CDS encoding PEP-CTERM sorting domain-containing protein — protein MARLTKTTLCSALIALFFCAPALAVTFTMGDNYREWPGSETALNAQDAYGNPEILGAGIIIENGYLKQISIKFLAEQGIGLWYQGDFNSLFINSNGTGATLNDWDYYVRGYLPGAEFNSASSSEADFDDFETVGYSLSPANYAYTTPSSLSHAGGLLFRDDHPNGLEGVGSSLVPTAGLLASAILPDKDLIISGNTNTIEIQYIFSDNAIAMGSSFAVGFTPYSAGDVFLAPVPEPSAVFLIGTGIVSMGLCIRRKKKHSVIG, from the coding sequence ATGGCTCGGTTGACTAAAACGACATTGTGTAGCGCATTGATCGCTCTGTTCTTTTGCGCACCGGCATTGGCGGTCACGTTTACAATGGGTGACAACTATCGTGAATGGCCGGGTAGTGAAACCGCCTTGAACGCTCAAGACGCATATGGCAACCCGGAAATTTTAGGCGCTGGTATTATAATTGAAAACGGGTATTTGAAACAGATTAGCATCAAATTTTTAGCGGAGCAGGGAATCGGCCTTTGGTATCAAGGCGATTTTAACTCCTTGTTTATTAACAGTAATGGAACAGGGGCCACGTTGAATGATTGGGACTATTATGTTCGCGGATATTTGCCCGGTGCTGAGTTTAACTCTGCCTCCTCTTCAGAGGCCGACTTCGATGACTTTGAGACAGTGGGGTATTCCCTTTCCCCGGCGAATTATGCTTACACCACGCCCTCATCGTTAAGTCATGCCGGGGGTTTATTATTTCGCGATGATCATCCCAACGGGCTTGAAGGCGTGGGATCATCGCTGGTGCCAACAGCGGGTCTTCTTGCATCAGCGATTCTTCCGGATAAAGATCTGATCATATCGGGAAATACGAATACTATAGAAATTCAGTATATCTTTTCAGATAATGCGATCGCAATGGGAAGCAGCTTTGCTGTTGGATTTACGCCTTACAGTGCGGGAGATGTTTTTCTGGCGCCTGTGCCCGAACCGTCGGCGGTTTTTCTGATCGGTACGGGCATCGTGTCGATGGGCCTTTGTATTCGGCGCAAAAAAAAGCATTCCGTGATTGGCTGA
- a CDS encoding radical SAM protein, translating to MPQIPLKDFPLWQARPDGHAPMIAMNLEITARCNHDCRHCYINLPEEDRAAKASELSCKEIETIADEAVSLGVLWVLITGGEPLLREDFAEIYLALKKKGLLVSVFTNATLITEEHVRLFKAYPPRAVEISVYGVTRETYERVTRRKGAFAAFSRGLGLMAKNALPVTLKAMAMQSNLKEMANIAAFCRIKSSNPFRFDPLLHLRYDRNPLRNKEIRAERLTPAQITDLEQGDAARKIALKKGCEQLMLPWVSARTDSALFICGAGIGECTVSADGRFRLCAALCHPDCQYDLKSGSLTEALTHVVPRIRAMQSQQTAYLETCRKCSLINLCHWCPAHAFLETGELDLPVDYFCDVAKARWAVIDVSNGGKRG from the coding sequence ATGCCCCAAATACCATTAAAAGATTTCCCGCTGTGGCAAGCCCGGCCGGACGGCCATGCCCCGATGATCGCGATGAATTTAGAGATTACGGCGCGGTGCAATCATGACTGCCGGCATTGTTACATTAATCTTCCGGAAGAAGACCGGGCGGCAAAAGCTTCCGAGTTAAGTTGTAAGGAGATTGAAACCATCGCGGATGAGGCGGTTTCCCTGGGGGTTCTGTGGGTCTTGATTACCGGCGGAGAGCCGTTGCTGCGGGAAGATTTTGCGGAGATATACCTGGCCCTGAAGAAAAAAGGGCTTTTGGTGTCGGTGTTCACCAATGCCACGTTGATCACGGAAGAGCATGTGCGGTTGTTTAAAGCCTATCCGCCCAGGGCTGTAGAAATTTCGGTGTACGGCGTGACGCGGGAAACCTATGAGCGGGTGACCCGGCGAAAGGGCGCTTTTGCGGCATTTAGCCGTGGGCTCGGGTTGATGGCGAAAAACGCGCTTCCGGTAACGTTAAAAGCCATGGCCATGCAATCGAATTTAAAAGAAATGGCGAATATCGCGGCCTTTTGCAGAATAAAAAGCAGCAACCCCTTTCGATTCGATCCGTTGCTGCATCTTCGGTATGACCGAAACCCGTTACGCAACAAGGAAATCAGGGCGGAGCGATTGACACCGGCCCAGATAACCGATCTGGAGCAGGGGGACGCCGCGCGCAAGATAGCGTTAAAAAAAGGGTGTGAGCAGCTCATGCTGCCGTGGGTGTCGGCGCGCACGGATTCGGCGCTTTTTATTTGCGGCGCAGGAATCGGAGAATGTACCGTGAGTGCGGACGGCCGATTTCGACTGTGTGCAGCGTTATGTCACCCGGATTGCCAGTATGATCTGAAAAGCGGCAGCCTGACCGAGGCGCTGACGCACGTGGTGCCGCGCATTCGGGCCATGCAGTCGCAGCAAACGGCCTATTTGGAGACTTGCCGAAAATGCAGCCTTATCAACCTGTGTCACTGGTGTCCGGCACATGCTTTTCTGGAAACCGGGGAATTGGATTTGCCGGTGGATTATTTTTGCGATGTGGCCAAGGCGCGGTGGGCGGTTATCGACGTATCGAACGGCGGGAAGAGGGGGTAG
- a CDS encoding S24/S26 family peptidase produces MSPFRQETLPGKNPFTSDSGLGELLSAVMAKGGYFRFKARGTSMHPFIRDGDVITLSAVTAGTGLHVGDIAAVLHPVSGKLIVHRVIRKRGTRVQTKGDNSKLADESVPVSAVLGRVSQVRRGGSNCYNRTKIKDLLAAWFSRLGLLPGRLSVFFHP; encoded by the coding sequence GTGAGCCCATTCCGGCAAGAAACGCTTCCCGGGAAAAACCCCTTCACTTCGGATTCGGGATTGGGTGAGCTTTTGTCGGCCGTGATGGCAAAAGGCGGATATTTTCGGTTTAAAGCCAGGGGTACCAGCATGCATCCCTTTATTCGTGACGGCGATGTCATCACCTTGTCTGCCGTAACGGCCGGCACAGGCCTTCACGTGGGAGACATTGCCGCTGTTCTTCACCCGGTTTCGGGAAAACTGATCGTTCACCGGGTCATTCGAAAACGGGGAACCCGGGTTCAAACCAAAGGGGATAACAGTAAACTGGCGGACGAATCGGTTCCCGTCAGCGCTGTTTTAGGCCGTGTCAGTCAAGTGAGGCGCGGCGGCTCCAATTGTTATAACCGGACGAAAATAAAGGATCTGCTTGCGGCATGGTTCTCCCGCCTCGGACTGCTGCCTGGCCGCTTGTCTGTCTTCTTTCATCCTTAA
- a CDS encoding PqqD family protein, which produces MDVNMNAAYRPSEHVVVRKIEGEILIVPVSAGVGESDDDLYSLNETGKDVWALLDGTMCIKDVVARLSQQYDAPVSEIETDIRDLIADLLRRRILV; this is translated from the coding sequence ATGGATGTGAATATGAATGCGGCGTATCGGCCTTCTGAACATGTGGTGGTGCGGAAAATCGAAGGCGAGATTCTCATTGTGCCGGTTTCGGCCGGTGTGGGTGAATCAGACGATGACCTTTATTCATTAAATGAGACGGGAAAAGATGTCTGGGCGCTGTTGGACGGCACGATGTGCATCAAAGATGTCGTGGCGCGCCTGTCCCAGCAGTATGACGCGCCGGTATCTGAAATCGAAACGGATATCCGGGATCTCATTGCTGACCTGTTGCGGCGGAGAATTCTTGTGTGA
- a CDS encoding response regulator: protein MEKSNHYNTRILVVDDDRDAAEKLVAHLSRLGYPATAVCSGKEALAVFGPGRFHLVLSELKLPDIDGIALLDALKRRDKRVVFIMVASQGTIDDAVQALHKGAYDVITKPLNMNDIALLLRRGTGHYALSAKLHNYRKYALILAASLPLWLLLGFWAVRLW, encoded by the coding sequence TTGGAAAAAAGCAACCATTACAACACCCGGATTCTGGTCGTGGATGATGACAGGGATGCCGCGGAGAAGCTCGTAGCGCATCTGTCCCGCCTCGGCTACCCTGCGACGGCGGTTTGTTCCGGCAAGGAGGCCTTGGCTGTTTTCGGCCCGGGTCGGTTTCATCTGGTGCTCTCCGAGCTGAAACTGCCGGATATCGACGGCATTGCGCTGCTGGATGCATTGAAACGGCGGGACAAACGGGTTGTTTTCATTATGGTCGCAAGCCAAGGCACCATCGACGACGCTGTTCAGGCACTTCACAAAGGCGCTTACGATGTTATCACAAAACCGCTCAACATGAATGACATCGCGCTTCTCCTTCGAAGAGGGACCGGGCACTACGCCTTGTCCGCAAAACTCCACAACTATCGGAAATATGCGCTCATTCTGGCAGCCTCGTTGCCCCTGTGGCTCCTTCTGGGATTCTGGGCCGTCAGGCTTTGGTGA
- a CDS encoding nucleotidyltransferase family protein, which produces MRETDRLLLDCLCLTEGGDAARLKALSARDWDDIIAQAVCHLVLPQLYLGITRTGAQAALRPALFGRMQQLYFRNLAANVRFYHALSQCLGVLTAGEIPVVVLKGAHLGELVYENVGARILSDVDLMVREKHLKKAQQCLMRAGLYPTKGVLSIDLHWYLDTDYPIDMAGVWERTQSARIAGQSVRVLSPEDLLLHLCMHLGSHHQFRRIGIRTFCDIREIVFRYGNDIDWDRVASRAAQWRMGKALGLTLAMARTLLKVEIPDAMFGASLSGKSDRQVFERVLVNIFEDTPETQAPALSPFFWGIWTSESLPDKLKNLRAVLAPSPAFVSQKYPAPYGSFRNYLFYFIRFKAHMLRYLDATWRMVTRESRMQAVFRAERRNSAIKNWLVEENGGRPCPGRVVKDSGQDLAS; this is translated from the coding sequence CGGAAGGTGGAGACGCAGCCCGGCTGAAGGCGCTGAGCGCCCGAGACTGGGACGATATCATCGCGCAGGCCGTTTGCCATCTGGTGTTGCCGCAGCTTTATCTGGGGATAACGCGAACCGGTGCGCAGGCGGCGCTGCGGCCGGCGCTTTTCGGTCGAATGCAGCAACTGTATTTCCGGAATCTCGCGGCGAATGTCCGGTTCTATCATGCGCTGTCCCAATGCCTGGGCGTGCTGACCGCCGGGGAAATCCCGGTCGTGGTCCTGAAGGGGGCGCACTTGGGCGAGCTCGTATACGAGAATGTCGGTGCCAGGATCCTCTCGGATGTCGATCTCATGGTTCGGGAGAAACATCTTAAAAAGGCGCAACAGTGCCTGATGCGGGCCGGTCTCTACCCGACAAAGGGTGTGCTGAGTATCGATCTTCACTGGTATCTCGACACGGATTACCCGATTGACATGGCGGGTGTCTGGGAACGAACGCAATCTGCGCGGATTGCCGGGCAAAGCGTCCGGGTGCTGTCTCCGGAGGACCTGCTGCTGCATCTGTGCATGCATCTGGGCTCACATCATCAGTTCCGCCGGATCGGGATCAGAACCTTTTGCGATATCAGGGAAATTGTTTTCCGCTACGGAAACGACATCGACTGGGATCGCGTTGCGTCGCGGGCGGCGCAGTGGCGGATGGGAAAAGCGCTGGGACTGACGTTGGCGATGGCAAGAACCCTGCTGAAGGTTGAGATTCCGGATGCGATGTTCGGAGCATCGCTTTCCGGAAAAAGCGACAGGCAGGTCTTTGAGCGGGTGCTGGTCAATATCTTCGAGGACACGCCTGAAACGCAGGCGCCGGCGCTTTCGCCCTTTTTCTGGGGCATCTGGACCTCGGAATCCTTACCGGATAAACTCAAAAACCTTCGGGCCGTGCTGGCGCCTTCCCCGGCCTTTGTTTCTCAGAAATACCCGGCGCCGTACGGCTCTTTTCGAAATTATCTGTTTTATTTCATACGGTTTAAAGCCCATATGCTCAGATACCTGGACGCCACATGGCGAATGGTGACCCGGGAAAGCAGAATGCAGGCGGTCTTCCGGGCGGAGCGGCGCAATTCGGCAATAAAAAATTGGCTGGTTGAAGAAAATGGCGGGAGGCCGTGTCCCGGCCGGGTGGTAAAAGACAGTGGACAGGATCTTGCATCTTAG